A stretch of the Uranotaenia lowii strain MFRU-FL chromosome 3, ASM2978415v1, whole genome shotgun sequence genome encodes the following:
- the LOC129755788 gene encoding regulator of nonsense transcripts 1 homolog has translation MSVDTYDGAVGSQTLTFLDTEENDLIGADTQGTDFDFRDFTIPSQSQTLASQLDHLGTGSGSQLNGFGRRLGSDVAKLAGITSAIGELQFEEDEDDAVAERQELPTHACRYCGIHEPSTVVMCNICKKWFCNGRGNTSGSHIVNHLVRAKHREVTLHGDGPLGETVLECYSCGVRNVFVLGFIPAKADSVVVLLCRQPCAAQNSIKDMNWDQEQWKPLIADRSFLSWLVKVPTEQEQLRARQVSAAQINKLEELWKENVDATFQDLEKPGVNQETAPVQFRYVDGYQYQHIFGPLVKLEADYDKRLKESQTQENIELRWDTGLNKKTIAYFTLAKNDGDMKLMHGDELRLRYTGELHKPWSCIGHVIKVPDNYGEDVGLELKHNHQAPIECSSNFAVDFIWKGTSFDRMQTALRKFALDDNSVSNYIYSRLLGHGRQDGSDDVTFRINNLPKHFSAPNLPDLNRSQVYAVKHALQRPLSLIQGPPGTGKTVTSATIVYQLVRLNGGPILVCAPSNTAVDQLTEKIHRTNLKVVRVCAKSREAIDSPVSFLALHNQIRNMEQNIDLKKLQQLKDETGELSSSDEKRYRLLKKQAERELLEAADVICCTCVGAGDPRLRRIKFSSILIDESMQSTEPECMVPVVLGAKQLILVGDHCQLGPVVMCKKAAKAGLSQSLFERLVVLGIRPFRLEVQYRMHPELSQFPSNFFYEGSLQNGVCAEERKLKIDFPWPSPDTPMFFLVTQGQEEIAGSGTSYLNRTEASNVEKITTRFLKAGVKPEQIGIITPYEGQRAYLVQYMQYQGSLHSKLYQEIEIASVDAFQGREKDIIIMSCVRSNEHQGIGFLNDPRRLNVALTRSKYGIIIVGNPKVLSKQQLWNHLLNFYKDKKVLVEGSLNNLKESMIQFTKPKKIVNTLNPGSHFMNNVMYDAKEAGYFERNHGPSSSFGNPAPIGTMNGPRPQPLDMFGWTHDPISFISSERTQAAINNMPVPVGMFMNMSNVPPRYFQQQQAAQAAKQARRTKPPSAGVIGSKPKPKPIGPPSSQNNSSVGVIGSSSLTQGMSQNMSQPGFSLSQQPDFSQDYMAEYQSQVDGLLSQDSTFGPSQATNDRLVFDLAPNQFSQPY, from the exons ATGAGCGTGGACACTTACGATGGAGCCGTGGGTTCCCAGACGCTGACCTTCCTCGATACTGAGGAAAACGATTTGATCGGGGCGGACACCCAGGGGACGGATTTTGACTTTCGGGATTTTACCATTCCTTCCCAGAGTCAAACGTTGGCTTCCCAATTGGATCATCTAGGGACCGGAAGTGGAAGTCAG TTGAACGGATTCGGACGCCGTCTGGGATCGGATGTGGCCAAATTAGCCGGGATAACGTCCGCCATCGGCGAGCTGCAGTTCGAGGAAGACGAAGACGATGCGGTGGCTGAGAGACAGGAATTGCCAACGCACGCCTGTCGTTACTGTGGCATCCACGAGCCAAGCACCGTGGTCATGTGCAACATATGCAAGAAGTGGTTCTGCAACGGTCGTGGTAATACTTCCGGGTCGCACATCGTAAACCACCTGGTCCGGGCTAAACATCGTGAAGTTACACTGCACGGTGATGGACCGCTTGGCGAGACGGTCCTGGAGTGCTACTCGTGTGGAGTGCGCAATGTTTTCGTGCTCGGTTTCATTCCAGCTAAGGCGGACTCTGTTGTGGTGTTGCTGTGCAG ACAACCATGCGCCGCACAAAACTCCATCAAAGATATGAATTGGGATCAGGAACAGTGGAAACCGTTGATTGCTGATCGTTCGTTCTTGTCCTGGTTGGTAAAAGTTCCCACCGAACAGGAGCAGCTACGTGCCCGACAAGTCTCTGCGGCGCAGATCAACAAATTGGAGGAATTGTGGAAAGAGAATGTCGATGCCACGTTTCAAGATTTGGAGAAGCCCGGAGTCAATCAGGAGACCGCACCGGTACAATTCCGCTATGTGGATGGCTACCAGTATCAACATATTTTCGGTCCATTGGTCAAGCTTGAGGCGGACTACGATAAACGTCTCAAGGAAAGCCAGACACAGGAAAATATTGAACTACGTTGGGATACtggattgaataaaaaaacaatagcGTACTTCACACTGGCCAAGAACGATGGCGACATGAAATTGATGCATGGCGATGAATTACGGCTGAGATACACCGGTGAATTACATAAGCCATGGAGCTGCATTGGGCATGTCATCAAGGTTCCGGACAATTACGGTGAAGATGTGGGACTAGAATTGAAGCATAATCATCAGGCTCCAATTGAATGTTCTTCAAATTTTGCTGTTGATTTCATATGGAAAGGGACATCATTTGATAGGATGCAGACGGCATTGCGCAAGTTTGCGTTGGACGATAATAGCGTGTCAAACTATATCTATTCTCGCTTGCTGGGGCACGGAAGACAAGACGGTTCGGATGATGTGACTTTCCGTATCAATAATTTGCCGAAGCATTTCAGTGCACCGAATTTACCGGATCTAAACAGATCGCAAGTTTATGCCGTGAAACATGCACTGCAGCGTCCGCTAAGTTTGATTCAAGGTCCACCTGGCACAGGTAAAACCGTAACATCGGCCACGATCGTTTACCAACTTGTACGTTTGAATGGTGGCCCAATTCTGGTTTGTGCTCCTAGTAACACGGCTGTAGACCAGTTGACGGAAAAAATCCATCGTACGAATTTGAAGGTTGTTCGTGTTTGCGCAAAATCCCGTGAAGCTATTGATTCCCCTGTCAGCTTTTTGGCTTTACATAATCAAATTCGTAACATGGAAcaaaacattgatttgaaaaagttgcaACAACTGAAGGACGAAACCGGTGAATTGAGTTCATCTGATGAAAAACGTTACCGTTTATTGAAAAAGCAAGCTGAAAGAGAGCTTCTGGAGGCGGCTGatgtgatttgttgcacctgtGTTGGTGCTGGAGATCCAAGATTGCGCCGTATCAAGTTCAGCTCCATTCTAATTGACGAATCGATGCAGTCTACGGAACCGGAGTGTATGGTACCGGTTGTATTGGGAGCAAAACAGTTGATCTTGGTAGGAGACCACTGCCAATTGGGACCGGTTGTCATGTGCAAAAAAGCTGCTAAGGCAGGCTTGTCACAAAGTTTGTTCGAACGTTTAGTGGTACTTGGTATTCGTCCTTTCCGCTTGGAGGTTCAGTACCGTATGCATCCCGAACTTTCGCAGTTTCCATCGAACTTTTTCTACGAAGGTAGTCTTCAGAATGGTGTTTGTGCTGAGGAGCGAAAATTGAAGATCGATTTCCCGTGGCCCTCACCGGACACACCCATGTTTTTCCTCGTTACCCAAGGACAGGAAGAAATCGCCGGATCCGGAACATCTTATCTGAATCGTACCGAAGCTTCTAAtgtggaaaaaataacaacacgTTTCTTGAAAGCTGGTGTTAAACCAGAACAAATTGGCATTATTACACCCTATGAAGGTCAACGTGCTTATTTGGTACAGTACATGCAGTATCAAGGATCACTACATTCAAAACTATACCAGGAAATTGAAATTGCTAGCGTTGATGCCTTCCAAGGTCGTGAAAAGGACATCATCATTATGTCATGCGTTCGTTCAAATGAGCACCAAGGCATTGGCTTTCTTAACGATCCAAGGCGTTTGAACGTAGCATTAACTAGATCCAAATATGGAATTATTATCGTTGGAAATCCGAAGGTTTTGTCCAAACAGCAGTTGTGGAatcatttgcttaatttttacAAAGATAAGAAGGTTTTAGTAGAAGGATCACTTAACAATCTAAAAGAATCAATGATTCAATTCACAAAGCCGAAGAAAATTGTCAACACTTTGAATCCTGGTTCCCATTTCATGAATAACGTTATGTACGATGCCAAGGAAGCAGGCTATTTCGAGCGTAATCATGGACCGAGTAGTTCATTTGGAAATCCTGCTCCAATTGGGACCATGAATGGACCACGTCCTCAACCACTGGATATGTTTGGTTGGACACACGATCCAATTAGTTTTATTTCATCAGAGCGCACCCAAGCCGCAATTAACAACATGCCGGTCCCTGTAGGAATGTTTATGAACATGTCAAACGTCCCTCCACGCTATTTCCAGCAACAACAGGCTGCTCAAGCTGCTAAGCAGGCTCGTCGCACCAAACCGCCTAGTGCTGGCGTTATTGGATCTAAACCCAAGCCTAAACCGATCGGGCCACCATCGAGTCAGAATAATTCCTCGGTCGGAGTTATCGGATCCAGTTCATTGACCCAGGGCATGTCGCAAAATATGTCCCAGCCTGGTTTCAGTCTTTCACAACAGCCGGATTTCTCTCAGGACTACATGGCCGAGTACCAATCGCAGGTTGACGGGCTTCTTTCCCAAGATTCCACATTTGGACCTAGCCAGGCCACAAACGATCGTCTGGTTTTCGATCTTGCCCCGAATCAGTTCTCGCAACCCTACTGA
- the LOC129751758 gene encoding ER membrane protein complex subunit 2-like — MSYNIEEMSWSDVRNLFRKWRDDNERKSDDVMLMWDAVLADKQNKLGNERHLVLEQVMIAALDCGRIETAEDCIRILTAEFPGSLRVQKYKSMLLEALERYDDALDVLDQIIKKDETNAAPRKRKVAIYKAQGKNGDAIRELCDYMKRFMSDQEGWHELCSLYLAEGEYAKAAFCMEEVLLHNPHSHLIHQRLADIRYTMGGLDNIEIAKSYYCQAVKLNNNNLRALYGLFLCCGHIANSKASLSKRKEVQKLAQWTMERIQQKTAGTGGSINLPQSGKAAPAKDDQLAALEQAFGGLDIAKAN; from the exons atGTCATACAACATCGAAGAGATGAGTTGGTCgg ATGTACGGAACTTATTCCGGAAGTGGCGTGACGATAACGAGCGCAAAAGCGACGATGTGATGCTGATGTGGGACGCCGTGCTAGCCGACAAACAGAACAAACTGGGCAACGAGCGGCACCTGGTTTTGGAACAGGTTATGATCGCCGCCCTGGATTGCGGCCGAATAGAGACGGCCGAAGACTGCATCCGGATATTGACGGCCGAGTTCCCGGGCAGTCTCCGGGTGCAAAAATACAAATCAATGCTGCTGGAAGCACTGGAACGGTACGACGATGCACTCGACGTGCTGGATCAGATTATCAAGAAGGATGAAACGAATGCTGCTCCACGCAAGCGGAAGGTGGCTATCTACAAGGCCCAAGGTAAGAATGGGGATGCCATCCGAGAACTCTGCGACTACATGAAACGGTTCATGTCGGATCAGGAAGGTTGGCACGAACTGTGCAGTCTTTATCTAGCGGAAGGGGAGTATGCAAAGGCGGCCTTCTGTATGGAGGAAGTGTTGCTGCATAACCCGCACAGCCACTTGATCCACCAGCGTTTGGCTGACATCCGGTACACCATG GGTGGACTAgacaacattgaaattgcaaaaTCGTATTATTGTCAGGCAGTTAAACTTAACAATAATAATCTTCGTGCTTTATATGGTTTATTTTTG TGTTGCGGTCATATTGCGAATTCCAAAGCATCCCTGAGCAAGCGGAAAGAGGTTCAGAAGTTGGCCCAGTGGACCATGGAGCGGATCCAGCAGAAGACGGCCGGCACCGGTGGTTCGATTAATCTTCCGCAAAGTGGCAAAGCAGCCCCAGCCAAAGACGACCAGCTGGCAGCTCTTGAGCAAGCCTTCGGGGGACTGGACATCGCCAAAGCAAATTGA
- the LOC129753637 gene encoding uncharacterized protein LOC129753637, which produces MDHLDLDHNSLPLAAFCRTCLTKDNLSADGSNMVSLFDAHEKTGGRSPNELLVELSFPQFKVTPEDGLPPNICLNCLDKLTFAHSFRQQCYQVQKFYDRYQLIPVETMKSEQDALIFKGSNNDFALEQAFSKTEHEDDDFQNDSSTKEKQSLECPVCRKSFQSVSNRNSHLQLHDDHIYECELCDLTFKSRAYLKRHSKTVHTTANHSCDQCDATFTSTVKYEYHLKKHEPLKKFRCSYCTKSFLQQHHLLNHERVHTGKEPYLCNVCGKAFRHEPSFRTHLKIHDDARQYVCKLCSKSFVQRSTYLQHVAKHRNDRSFQCEQCGKKFVQRAALIIHFKTHSVLALESTINQKEIGDTHSKFGPNLKSEESKTAKVKSLPYICEICNKAFKLPSSLTSHLKVHSEERKYICQDCGNTFKRVEHLRIHVNAVHLKKKPYSCDICDRTFAQSGDRNVHMRRHTEDKPFQCDYCNKSFRLAKALRAHMRLHTGEKPFVCVICNTSFISYMALDSHTQKQHMETMDNHFLSDHVGSAGLLNFTSHATATTTIATVPIDTPLNHDSMICLATESRNSDIIPENGLGTVVDSVDGVVNNPRIVYLDRVCRTCLIEKEKDQLKDLYDFCLVDTLMACVGTITIEESDGLPSHICLACLQEVDRILSFRQQCEKADQAIRNLIEKSVVIKQDSETKYEVLNVVLTDANGNTETSAVVVPIEELRFQLMNGGATSTGVCERTAQIAIPSKPEAIELPVMELNEAMDLSAPNQEDGTEPLPIAIAKTSLEYDGFPTPTELLIPDVETIAEDGDSLITVNPSELLNESVPTSALVVENEPLEAQDEDTNQQESTILKNLKQELSEFISDACAGLSKDQDLDDNDDDEMIHVDYLKDALTEEYIQTMEKQLASSAVPKSSGNPAQDRLEQENLDSLINDHRLVVNDEGEQEHDQQLDCSVEVLESELDPRNQHVVDSDSRCKICDKTFDSESQLRKHMKKHSDKHYDCTYCFRKFADQSQLRNHLVRHKEGKMHPCKHCDASFEERSMLTAHIKSHANERPHACETCGKRFNTKSLLSTHQKIHTGEKSHICTTCGKGFTLSWQLKAHTRVHTNEKPFECPYCQKRFNQNGNLMIHIRIHTGERPFKCTQCEKAYPSQGELSVHMRQHTGEKKAKKIICSICQKGFAGKGDLKIHMRTHTKEKPYGCQLCGRSFMLHVHLVVHMRSHTGERPYACTLCEKAFATNYQLKNHTYVHTGEKNFACDVCNRRFSSSANRNTHRKTHDRKIS; this is translated from the exons ATGGATCATTTGGACCTGGATCACAACTCTTTGCCCTTGGCCGCATTTTGTCGAACATGTTTGACCAAGGACAATCTATCAGCTGATGGTAGCAACATGGTATCGCTGTTTGATGCCCACGAGAAAACTGGTGGACGGAGTCCGAATGAACTGCTGGTGGAACTATCTTTTCCACAATTTAAG GTTACTCCGGAAGATGGACTCCCACCGAATATCTGCTTAAACTGTCTAGACAAACTAACGTTTGCCCATTCTTTCCGGCAGCAATGTTACCAGGTTCAGAAGTTCTATGACAGGTACCAGCTAATTCCAGTAGAAACGATGAAATCTGAACAGGATGCACTGATTTTTAAGGGATCAAATAATGATTTCGCATTAGAGCAAGCTTTTTCTAAAACGGAACATGAAGACGATGATTTCCAAAACGATTCATCAACCAAAGAGAAACAAAGTCTAGAGTGCCCTGTATGTCGAAAATCATTTCAAAGCGTGTCAAATAGAAATTCCCATTTGCAGCTTCACGATGACCACATATACGAGTGCGAACTTTGCGATCTAACCTTCAAAAGCCGGGCTTATCTCAAAAGACACTCGAAAACGGTCCATACCACAGCTAATCATTCGTGTGATCAGTGTGATGCCACATTCACGAGCACTGTCAAATACGAGTATCACCTCAAAAAACACGAACCGTTGAAAAAGTTTCGTTGCAGTTACTGTACCAAATCGTTCCTTCAACAGCACCATCTGCTGAACCACGAGAGAGTTCACACAGGCAAGGAGCCTTACCTGTGCAATGTCTGCGGAAAAGCATTTCGTCACGAGCCCAGTTTCAGAACGCATTTGAAAATTCACGATGACGCCCGACAGTATGTTTGTAAGCTGTGCTCCAAAAGCTTTGTTCAACGTAGTACCTATCTACAGCATGTGGCGAAACATAGGAACGATAGGTCGTTCCAGTGTGAACAATGCGGAAAGAAATTCGTGCAACGAGCTGCTTTGATAATACACTTCAAGACTCACTCGGTTCTAGCATTAGAATCTACCATCAACCAAAAAGAAATTGGCGACACACACAGCAAATTTGGACCAAACCTCAAAAGCGAAGAATCAAAGACGGCGAAAGTTAAAAGTTTACCGTACATCTGTGAGATTTGCAACAAGGCATTCAAGTTACCATCGTCGTTAACATCTCATTTGAAGGTTCATAGCGAAGAAAGGAAATACATTTGTCAGGATTGTGGTAACACCTTCAAGCGCGTTGAACATCTACGTATACACGTCAACGCGGTGCATTTGAAAAAGAAACCTTACAGCTGTGAT ATATGTGACAGAACTTTCGCCCAGTCTGGGGATCGTAACGTTCATATGCGACGTCACACGGAAGACAAACCGTTTCAGTGCGATTACTGCAACAAAAGCTTTCGTTTGGCGAAAGCTTTACGCGCACACATGAGACTCCACACGGGCGAGAAACCATTTGTTTGCGTAATTTGTAACACTAGTTTCATCTCATATATGGCACTGGACT cTCACACTCAGAAACAACACATGGAG ACAATGGATAATCACTTTTTGTCGGATCATGTGGGGAGTGCGGGGCTTTTAAATTTCACCTCTCATGCTACGGCAACAACCACAATCGCTACGGTTCCGATCGATACCCCGCTGAACCATGATTCAATGATCTGTTTGGCCACAGAATCTCGAAACAGTGATATTATTCCGGAAAATGGTCTGGGTACGGTAGTCGATTCAGTAGATGGAGTTGTCAACAATCCCCGGATTGTGTATCTCGATCGGGTATGTCGCACTTGTCTGATCGAGAAGGAAAAGGATCAACTGAAGGATCTGTACGACTTCTGTTTGGTGGACACTCTGATGGCCTGCGTGGGCACCATAACGATCGAGGAATCCGATGGACTTCCCAGTCACATTTGTCTGGCCTGTCTGCAGGAGGTGGATCGGATTCTGAGCTTTCGGCAGCAGTGCGAAAAGGCCGATCAGGCGATTCGTAATCTGATCGAAAAGTCAGTGGTCATCAAGCAGGATAGCGAAACCAAGTACGAGGTGTTGAATGTGGTACTGACGGACGCCAACGGGAACACGGAAACTTCGGCGGTCGTTGTTCCGATCGAGGAGCTGCGCTTCCAGCTGATGAATGGTGGAGCGACGTCGACCGGGGTATGCGAGCGCACGGCACAGATTGCTATTCCTTCGAAGCCGGAAGCTATTGAGCTTCCGGTTATGGAACTGAACGAGGCAATGGACCTGTCTGCGCCGAATCAAGAAGATGGAACAG AGCCACTTCCCATAGCTATCGCCAAAACCAGTCTGGAGTATGATGGTTTCCCAACCCCAACAGAACTACTGATACCCGATGTGGAAACTATCGCTGAAGATGGAGACTCTTTAATAACGGTTAACCCAAGTGAATTGTTGAACGAGTCCGTTCCAACTTCTGCGCTAGTCGTGGAAAACGAGCCTCTCGAAGCACAAGATGAAGATACGAACCAGCAAGAATctactattttaaaaaatctcaaacaagAACTGTCTGAATTCATTAGCGATGCCTGTGCAGGGCTTTCGAAGGATCAAGACCtcgacgacaacgacgatgaCGAAATGATTCACGTAGATTATTTGAAGGATGCCTTGACGGAGGAGTACATCCAAACGATGGAAAAGCAGTTGGCCTCTTCGGCAGTGCCGAAAAGTTCAGGCAATCCAGCCCAGGACCGTTTGGAGCAGGAGAATCTCGACAGCTTGATAAACGATCACCGCCTGGTGGTAAACGACGAAGGTGAACAGGAGCATGACCAGCAGCTGGACTGCTCGGTAGAAGTGCTCGAGTCCGAATTGGACCCCAGGAACCAGCACGTTGTCGATTCCGATTCTCGGTGTAAAATCTGTGATAAAACATTCGACAGTGAGTCACAGCTGCGAAAGCATATGAAAAAACATTCCGAT AAACATTATGATTGCACTTATTGTTTCCGCAAGTTCGCGGACCAGTCACAGCTTCGAAACCATTTGGTGCGTCATAAAGAGGGAAAAATGCATCCATGTAAGCATTGCGATGCCAGCTTCGAGGAACGGTCGATGCTGACCGCACACATAAAAAGCCATGCGAACGAGCGGCCGCACGCTTGTGAAACTTGTGGCAAACGATTCAACACCAAGAGTTTGCTGAGCACCCATCAGAAGATTCATACCGGGGAAAAGTCGCACATTTGCACCACCTGTGGCAAAGGTTTTACCCTTTCGTGGCAGCTGAAGGCCCACACACGGGTGCACACCAACGAGAAACCGTTCGAATGTCCCTACTGTCAGAAACGCTTCAACCAGAACGGTAATCTGATGATACACATTCGAATCCACACCGGCGAGCGACCCTTCAAATGTACCCAGTGCGAGAAGGCCTATCCGAGCCAGGGCGAACTGAGc GTTCACATGCGTCAGCACACTGGTGAGAAAAAGGCTAAGAAGATAATCTGCTCGATCTGCCAGAAAGGGTTTGCCGGCAAGGGCGATCTGAAGATACACATGCGAACACACACCAAGGAAAAACCGTACGGCTGTCAGCTGTGTGGACGATCCTTCATGTTACATGTGCATCTCGTCGTTCATATGCGTTCCCATACGGGTGAGCGTCCTTACGCCTGTACTCTCTGTGAAAAAG CATTTGCAACCAACTATCAGCTGAAAAATCACACCTATGTCCACACCggtgagaaaaatttcgcctGCGACGTATGCAATCGGAGATTTAGCAGCTCGGCTAATCGCAACACACACCGCAAGACGCACGATAGGAAAATTTCCTGA